DNA sequence from the Actinacidiphila yeochonensis CN732 genome:
CGCCGGACCGTGCCGTGGGCGGACATCGCCGAGGTACGTCTGACCCGCAAGTCCTCATGGGAGGGCGTGGTCTTCGTCGGGCGGCCGGGCGTCGAACTGCCCTGCTTCCGCATCGTCCTTCTCACCGTCCGGCGTCCTGACCGTGCCGCCCGAAAACTGGCCGGGCAGTGGGGCAGTCCGCTGGTCCTCTTCCCGACGCTGCTGGACGTCCCGGCCCAGGGGATCATCGACGCGGTCCACCGCTACGCCGCCGGCATCCCCATCCACGGCGCCACCCCCTACGCGGCCGCCGCCTGACACCGGCCGCCGCCTGATCCGCCGCTCCGGCGTCACCAGCCCGG
Encoded proteins:
- a CDS encoding PH domain-containing protein, which produces MGDEGFALPRQRPQGPLEIGMGRQWRFYRVVAIPGAVSAVRLFFGHGADWWASLFLCVLIVVLWVSMLLRQWRWRAKGALLRIDERGLTIVGRRTVPWADIAEVRLTRKSSWEGVVFVGRPGVELPCFRIVLLTVRRPDRAARKLAGQWGSPLVLFPTLLDVPAQGIIDAVHRYAAGIPIHGATPYAAAA